The Capsicum annuum cultivar UCD-10X-F1 chromosome 3, UCD10Xv1.1, whole genome shotgun sequence genomic sequence CTTCTCCTTGATGTGTTTCCTTaaatttcaaagaactttcttttACTGCTACTAATCCTCTTGGAGATACATCTGTCCATGATTTCCATCTTTCTGAAATAATTTTATGATGTTAGAAGAGAGGGCACATGACAAACTTTGTTCATACTAGTCTTGATTTTATATACCTTTTATGTTCTTCCAAATTTCACTTGtgttaatttaactatttttatgaGGAGGAATCATATTTGATTAAATGACCTGATTGTTATTGTCATCATCACCTTATAATACACCATAACTTTGATAAGTTTATAGGCTCAACTATCCAAGTAAAAGAAGTAGATATTAAAAGAAGATGAAGGGAAAAAAACTACATATAATTTGAAGCTTAAAGGGTACCCATAGGATAAAGAATTACCAAAAATTGTTAGTTAGATAAGGGTAAATTTTAAAATCCACAATTGGTTAATAGTAGCAGTGCAGGAGCCGTAATATGTAATATGTAATTTGATGAGTTCCTGAAACAAGATGTTAGCAATCCCTTGCAGATTCTGATTTGTGGCCCATCTTACCCTTATTGTTAGTTGTAGCATGACTTTTATTCTTTATAAAGTAACAGTCAAAACTATGAGTGGGAGTTCTCACatgtaattatatatatgaaGTTCTTGGTTTTATCAGAAAATTGAGAAAGCCTTGCACACGATTGCTTCAAAGAAAAAAGGAAGGAAAGAGGAAATCTCACTCTTATTGTGTGTTTAGTTAAAGTCTTGTGAGTTCTCCTGTGGTTTGTTGTACCTTTTCATTTGGTTCTTTTCTTCCTGCAAGTGGAAAAGCTGCACTGTTTTTTGAGCATTCTGCTACAACTTGAGGTGCTCTGAGGCTATCTCGAAGTTCGTTCATTCTTGCACTTCTATACAGTCTCTCTGGGTGGTTCTGTGCTTTTGTTGAGCAGTTTTTGTTCCCCTTGTTTTCTTTTTGTAACGATATAAAAATGCGATTTTCTATGATGTTTAATTTGCTACTACTTGAGGATTTCTTAGTAAAAACCTGTATTCTATTCATTCTTGCATTTTAATTCGAGTTATAAGTTTCAGCGCTGCAGTCCAAACTCTTGGGACACtgccttttcctttttcctttggttttattttattaaagtttttgtTCCTGCATCTCTTAAAAAAAGGAAGGAAAGAAGAAATCTTACTTGGCCTTAAATGATCAACTATAAAAAGGGTAAGTGAGTAATAGAAAAATGAATTTGAAAGAATAGGAAATATAGTGGTGAAAAATACTATCGTGATTATTTTGTATGGAAGAATGCAATAATATGGACAAGAACTTTCCATAAGGTAATACACTAGCTAGTGGAGATGCTCTTAATAACAAATTGAAGCTAAATTTATAGTGAGTTGAGTTGAGTACATAAGCATATTATGTGAATATTTAACAGGGTGGTATTGTTTTATCTCTTTTTTGGATAATTCtactaaacaattaaaacaaatttcaaatTACCTTTCTCAGTGTTGAATCTCCTTCATACATAAAACAATTTCTAACCGAGTTAAACTTTGCAAAGAATAAATTGAAAGATGAGTATGCTCTTAATTCCAAAGGCATTAGAAGATATGAGCTTTCCTCAATTAGGATAGTTGTGAAAAAGTTGCTAGACACTTTTCAGATATATGACATTGGCTTCCCTTCTACCTTTATTGAGTGTTAAAAAAACACATGTGGATGTATTTGTGATCTTATTTTGTTACAGTCTTATCAGAATATAAATTCACTTAAACCAAAGAATCATCTTAATTTATTGAACTTTCGGGTAAGATTTTCCTTTTTTCTCGGATAAGATGTACTAACAGTTGTATACCATTCCTCTCTCTTCAGTAATGCAATGTGATTTATTCATGCTTTCAAGTAGTATGGATGATATAGCCCTTGCTTCACTCGGTATCCAGTTTGATAGCATTCCATAGTTTCTAAAAAATGTGTAATTCTCGATGGATTATTTGTGTAGGTTGCTGTAAGCAATGTGATTTATTCAATGCTTTCAAGTTGTATGGACGATAGGAAACATTTCTAATAGCCTTGCTGCACTTGGTATCCAGTTTGGTAGCATTCCATAGTTTCTAAAAAATGTGTAATTCTCGATGGATTATTTGTGTAGTGGGATGACATTGAAACTTTTGAGAAGGTGACCGTGGAAGTGGGATAACTTGAAGCTGCATCCGCGAAACAAGCAAGCTCTTTGTAAAAGTCTTGCATTCATGCTTTATATGATATGCATGTGCTTAATTATTCTGAAAAATACTTCTTTACATGAATGTGCATGCGCGCTATTTTGATGAAGGTAATAGAAATTGCTAAATAGACTGCTTATGATCACAAATTATATGCTAATGCAACTCTTTTCCTTCCTTTATTTACCTCTCTCCTGATACAAATTGCTCATAATagattaaaaatgatataaactttaatattttaataatgatctTTCCTAATGTCTGTTATCCATTTACTTGAAATTTAATAGATGCATAATATTGCAtccatttacatattttttgaagTTAAGGGAAAAGGTGTTCTACTATGGCTGTAATAGTTAAAATTGAATATCTTTGTACTTTGTTGTTGCATCTGTGCCTTTCATCTCAAAGTACTATATGACCATTGCATGACAATTTAAATGTATTAGTTGTGAGTTGCATCTGTGGCTTTCATCTCAAGTACTATTATCATTGCATGACTCTTTAAATGTGTTAGTTGTGAGTTGTGATATATACTGTTATCTAACTTTGCATGCTCTCTTCTTTTTTCAGTTATTATCCAGATGCAACTTGTGCTGTCCTTTACGGCTGCTTGACTGCACATTTTTACCCTCTTGTAAAACCACCTCTTGTATTACAACACACAACATGAACAATTTCATAGCTTTGATCTTTCCAATAAAGCTCTACCAATGTAATAgcataaacttttttttttttttttggttaagtaATAGCATAAACTTTGTTCCACATGGTATGAAGCATTACATTGTATTATGTTACTAGTTAACTTGGTGCTACTGCTTTTTTTTAACATTGTAAAACTATCCGTGCTCATGTACTAATGTTGCTCCATGTGgcactcaatttttctttttttaagtttATTTCTATATGGGTCTTTATGTGTATCTTTAGTTTTTGAGATTTTACATCTAAGTGTGTTTTAATTtattaagaaacaaaaaaaagactTGAGAGGGAAAAAAAAACACTGAATATTGCACATGCATTATCAAAAAGAGTTGCATTAATCAAGTTGGGTGTAAGAAATGACCCAAGTTTAGTTTGTGATTACTAAGACGATGCAATGCGCTATCCATTGCAGCATATATGATAAGAACGTGTACATGTCTCATGTATCAAATCAGTATCTCTAATATTGTCCTAGTTTAGGTCTGCATTTTTGCAGGAACATGTCAACACAAAATCAAGCTTGCAAAATTGCTAGCAGGATGAAAAGTATTTCTTCTCGGATTTGCGATTTTGCATCTAATTAGCTGCTTGGGCAACAATTTACATGTAGTTCCAACGTCTTCATCCATATAAAGTTGTGTTCCTTCTAAATTCAAAGTACCAAAAAGAGTATATCATCTTTATAAATAGATAGTGTAAACTTTTCTACTTTTAGCTGACGCATATTCTACTTCATGCTTCTATTTACtccaaggaaaaagaaaatataaaattcaatcttttagatccataaaaatttattaaaacacTATATGATTTTTTCCAGTAACAACattgaaaatatcataaaatatttttcaataaagtGAAGCTTCAAAGAAGGGAAAAGGGTAAAAAATACtctctcctttgactaagtttacCCCTTTTATGCTTTGTGGCCATTTATATCCTCTCCATCATAAAAGTTAACACATATGTCCTCCAAACTAAGATTTACACAAATTGAACAAAATTAACTGATTCAATTTTAATCTGACCCGACTCACAATCCACCGATCCAACACCATCCAATTTAACCCCTCTCCATCACAGTCCTTTCTGTTTCTCCTCCCGTTCTTCACCTCCTTCACCTTTACTTTCAAGTTTCAAATAGACCAGCCATGGAAGGAAAATAAAGAGCAAAATACTAGTAAAAGAATAAGTTATATAGAGCACTAGACCAGAATAATtactttcaatctcaaattttTAGTAAAAGTAAGAATGGATAGGAAATGATAATACCGAAACGATGGACATGAACGTCGTCGCATTCCAATGCAAAACACTGCATCTTTTGTTGGGTGCCGCGATGACTTTGAAGTGACGGAGGCGGTGGCTCTCCGGCCTTCTTCACATACCGGGCGACAGTGGACGATGGCGATTGACCTTCACGCTAGCAATTGAAGATGTAGACGGTGGAGAAGCGACGGTCTTGCAAAAATCTCATCGGAGAGAATTAAAAAAAGTGAATATTGATACCATCATCCAAGAATTTCGTTGCTTACATTTTTTTGGGGTTTCTTTTTTATAAGCATTTTGCTCTGTGTTTTTCTTggaaagggaaaaagaaaggaTTGTGATTGAAAGGAGATAAATTGGATGGTGTTGGGTTCGTAGATTGTGAATCGGGTCGGGTTAACATTAAGATCAGTTAGTTTTGATCAGTTAGTTTGGAGGGTACATGTATTAACTTTTGTGACAAGAAGGATATAAATGATCACTGAGTTTAACAAAAGGataaacttaattaattaattaaagtagaagggtatttttgaagcATTAACAATTCCTCCTGAATTTAAATAACGAAACTAGATAGGGTTGCTATAAAAAGAAATTAGTAGAAGTTAGTACAAAGGTGTGTGGTCCCGTTTCGGCGCTCTACATATCAGTGGACTCGTAGTACACTTGCTCTTCATCTCTATGCAATGAGCTGCTGCTGCATAGCCGGTTCCTCGTGGCTTACCACGCCCAAATTCATCACAAACGCCGCAGCTCGCAGCTTTCGCACCTCTTCGCCGATGGCTTCCTACAGCCGGCGGTGGTACAACCCAGAACGTCGGGGACGGATCGATCCAGCACCAGAAATCGTCCGCCATTGGGTGGAAGCGGATGCTCTTCCCGGTGGCCAACATCACGGTAAGTTCCTTAATTTGGTCGGAAAAACACACTTGAATATGCCGATCCTTTGATTTCATACTGAATTATCAGTTGTGCGAGTTTTCTACCTCAACTATCGTCATCTATTTATTAATCACAGCTCAATTATTAATTGTTTGAGTTTCATACCTGAACTTTCGGTTAGTAAAAGTGAACAATTAATAGTTTGTGTGTGTGCGGATAAATAGCTGCTGATAGCTCCACACCTGGTAGTTAAGATATGAAATTCGAAAATTCGGGATACTTTAGGTGAGTTTTTGACCATTaactggtttttttttttttgggtaatgtTGAAGTTTGAATTAGTGTATGGGATATTGGTGCAGCGGAAAGGTTTACGGTTGTATCATATAATATCTTGGGAGATAGGAATATTTCCAATCACGGAGATCTATATAGAAATGTTCCCCCAAATTACTTAGATTGGAACCACCGTAGAAGAGTTATTTGTGAAGAACTCCTCGGATTGAATCCTGATATAATTTGCCTACAAGTAATTAACAGTTACTTACCAGTACATTTATATATACGACTATGCTTTGGAGATGAAGCTAATTGAAGAATTTTATTAATGTGATATAAATAGGAAGTGGACAAGTACTATGATCTACTAAACATTTTGGAGACAGCTGGATATCTCGGTGCCTATAAGGTCTATAATCGCCACAACGGCCTCCCATGAgttgaaataaaaggaaaattgtAGTATTATCATTCATTATACTTCTTGCacttagaaaaatattcaaaTGCGTTACTTTTACCATGTAGAGGCGCACTGGTGGCTCTGTTGATGGTTGTGCTATGTTTTGGAAGGCTGATAAGTAAGATCAAGAAGTAAAGGTTGTACCTTCTAGTTAGTAGCTTGATGCTTGTTTGGATTGATATGAGTACTTGCTCATGCCAGGTTTCAGTTGTTAGAGGGTGAAAGCATTGAATTTAGGCAGTATGGTCTTCGCGATAATGTCGCTCAACTCTCAGTTTTTGAGGTAGTAGTTGTGAATGGCAAACTTCTTTTCTTATGTTCTGCAATCTCATCTAGACTAATGGGATCAGTGAGTGATGAAAGAATGCTCGAAATTTGGATAATTGGCTGGGTGGGTACAAATATGTAAAATGAGATATGGgctaaaaaagaaaatcaaactgGCCGACAACCTAAATATGAGCACTTAACTTGTACATAGTGATTTATCTAAGCTCATCGAGCTTCAGTTTCTTCAGAATAAGCGTATGTGATGGCTAATGGCTTAACTGACCTCTTATCCAAGACTTCCCTCCTGCATAAATATGTAGATCACTTCTAGTAGGTTAAGCTCTGTACCAATAAAAACATCTGCAGGTAGTTGAGATCTGGAGCATTTGATTTAGCTGATATCAGGAAGCATTTCTCTGTTTATTCTGAACTGGATGTTTCTCGATTTCCACTTGCTTAGACAATCACAGTTTTTTCATAGTTTCATTCTTATTTATTCACATCTCTTTCAATTTTGTATGTCTAAATTTGTCTGGTACAGACAGATGCGTGAAGCTCAGTCAAGGAGGCTCGTAGTTGGGAACATTCACGTGCTATATAATCCAAGTCGCGGAGATGTTAAGCTTGGTCAAGTTAGATCCCATATTCTGagtttctctctattttttgTATCTTAAAATTTGATCGGCAACTGTTTCACATCTTAATTTACCTTGACATGGTTTAATAGTTAGACAAAGAACATTAGTACTTCTTAGGGATGGAAATCTCCGCTTTTCTCTTTTAAGCCTAAACTGTGTGTTCCCAATGCATGGTGTAGTAATGCAAATGCATTTGCCCTTGATTGTTATAATTTAAAGATTGTTATGCGATCATTAATAATTTAAAGATTGTTATAAATGAATTGCTCTTTAAATATTTAATACCTACATAGCTAATTTAGTTATTGAGGTGACACAAAATTGGAGTCGGAGCACCCAAGGGTGTGACCTACTAGTTCAATGAATTGTGTTGAACActatgaggtctcaggttcaattcccaatTGTGACAAACATTAGGGATTTCTTTCCATCTGTCCTAGCCTTCGTGGACAGAGTTACTTAGAGGTGGGAAGTCACAGGTATCTCGTGAATTTAGTTGAGATGCGTGCAAGCTGGCCTGAACACcatagttataaaaaaaaaattggagttgACAAAGGAATAAGCCGAATCTAGAAAACATTCTCTAAGGCTAATgtaattgaattaaatttattttgtatcGTAAAAGAAATGAACATCATTTGTGTATGTGCTCCCGATGAAAAGAAATTAGGTACTCTATCCCATTGCGTGCGTGGGTCGGGATTTTTACGTGGATCGCGTTGAAAAATCGGGCTCAATGTCTCTTGGAATCCTGAATATCACAATAAAGTCATTAGATATTCGATAAAGTCATATTATAGAGATTTCACTATCTCATAGAAAGCTAGCCTTGATGTAAAATGTAAATGCACCAACCTCTATGGAGATGGAAACATAAAAGAACACTAATGAGCGCATGAGGATTTTTTTTGATCCGTCGTTTTcattgggtcttggaatatagggacccttcaggggaagtccatagagctggtgaagattcttaggaagagaaggatcaaccttgcgtgtgtccaagagaccaagtgggtagggtctaaggctagggatgtggacggttacaagctgtggtactctgggagcgacaggcgtaggaatggagttggcatcttggtagatgaagagcttagaggtcaggtagtggaggtgaagaggatcaacgataggttgatgactatcaagttggtcattcgggggtttaccctgaacgtgtgtagtgcctatgcgccgcatgtgggatcggagggggaggagaagatgcggttctgggaggctttggaggacgtggtgagaggcgtgcccagttcggagaagattgttgtagcaggggatttcaacgggcacatcggggcgctaccgggaggctttggggatgtgcatggaggttttggttttggggagagaaatgaagagggggcgaccttattggagtttgcgagggcgtttgggctggtggtggtgaactcgggcttcccgaagaaggacgaccacctgatcacttttcggagcgcggtagccaggacccagattgacttcttgttgcttaggaaaggggatagggcgctgtgtaaagattgtaaagtcatcccgagtgagaacctttcgacccaacataggctcttggttatggatttgggtatgaagaagaataaaaagaggaggagtaaggagtgtagaccgagaattaagtggggcggtttgacgccagtgaatgcgtgggagataggggagaggttggcgggaatgggggtgtgggagtgtaggggggacgtggataatatgtgggacagggcggcagcGTGCATCAGGGaaaatgcaagggaggtgttgggtgtttctaggggccgggccggacatcatcggggggattggtggtggaatgaagaggtggggaagaaagtggagaccaagaaagagtcgtatgctaagttggtggaaagtaaggacgaagaggagaagcgggtaaacaggaaagagtacaagctagcaaggaaggaggcgaagtcagcggtcacggcagctaagacggctgcttttgagagcttgtatgcagggttacaggggaaaggaggggagaaaaagttgttccgactcgctaaggctagggagaggaagggtcgtgacctcgatcaggtgcggtgcattaagggggaggacggtagagtgttggtggaggacggccacataaagaagagatggcagtcgtactttcataggctcttgaatgacgagggggacagagctattgtgttaggggaactggagcactcaggggagtgtcgggattttagctattgtagacgttttaaggtagacgaggttagacaggcagtccgcaggatgcgaaggggtagggcgacggggccggatgagataccggtggagttttggaagttcgttggagaggctggtgtaaggtggttgactgcattgttcaatgaaattttcaggacagcaaagatgcccgaggcgtggaggtggagtaccatgatccccctctataagaataagggggacattcagtgttgcaataactatagggggattaagttactgagtcactctatgaagatctgggagagagtggtcgaggtgaggctgagacggatagtgtctatctcggaaaatcagttcggatttatgcccggccgctcgacgacggaggcaattcacctggtacggcggttggtggagcaatatagggaaaggaagaaggatttgcacatggtgttcatcgacctagaaaaggcgtacgacaaagtccccagggaggtgctttggagatgcttggaggtgagtggagtaccgcaggcatatagcagagtaattaaggatatgtatgagggagcgaaaacccaggtgaggacggcgggaggagactcagagcatttcactgtcctgacaggattgcatcagggatctactcttagtccctttttgtttgcgctagtaatggatgtgttaacgcggcgtatccaaggggaggtgccgtggtgtatgctttttgcagacgatgtagtcctgatagatgagacgcgagggggtgtgaacgacaaattagagctgtggaggcaaactctggagtctaaagggttcagggtgagcagaaccaagacagagtatgtggaatgtaagtttaatgacgtaaggcgagagaatgaggtagtggtgaggctagaagcgcaggaggtaaagaaaagggataagttcaagtacctcgggtccgtgatccagagtaacggtgagattgacgaggatgtctcgcaccgtatcggggcgggatggatgaagtggaaacttgcatcgggggtgctgtgtgataagaaggtgccgcccaagcttaaaggtaaattctatagggtggtagtccgtccggccttgctgtatggagcggagtgttggccagttaagaactcccacacccaaagaatgaaggtggcagaaatgcggatgttgcgctggatgtgtggactgacccgaagggatagagctcggaacgagactatccgggagaaggttggggtgacttcagtggagtgtaagatgcgggaagcacgattgagatggttcggacacgtgaagaggaggggcatggatgccccggtccgtaggtgtgagaggctagcgttggatggttttagacggggtaggggtagaccgaagaagtactggggtgaggtgattaggcgggacatggaacagttacagcttaccgaggacatgaccctagataggaaggtctggaagacgcgaattacggcagaggattagggcctgttcgggtcgctaatgtagggaggtaattggtgggggtgtattcctggtatgattccgtattcaatgttctgttccgtgttccgtgctctatgtttgttacgaatctgtgtgctttcctctgctttatattcctgcattcctgctttactctgttttatattccttatggctgcagtatctatgttatgtcatctgcttctgtgctgtactatgtgtttgtttgatatctcgtaacttgagccggggg encodes the following:
- the LOC107862144 gene encoding carbon catabolite repressor protein 4 homolog 3 isoform X3; its protein translation is MSCCCIAGSSWLTTPKFITNAAARSFRTSSPMASYSRRWYNPERRGRIDPAPEIVRHWVEADALPGGQHHAERFTVVSYNILGDRNISNHGDLYRNVPPNYLDWNHRRRVICEELLGLNPDIICLQEVDKYYDLLNILETAGYLGAYKRRTGGSVDGCAMFWKADKFQLLEGESIEFRQYGLRDNVAQLSVFEMREAQSRRLVVGNIHVLYNPSRGDVKLGQIRFLSSKAHILSEKWDHVPIVLAGDYNSTPQSPIYKFLSSSEQLNLMLHNRKELSGQRRCHPSQVLGLRRERGSLFVLMDRFFNSRWSEEEMNVAIGAPRSHIAMHPLKLNSSYAIVKVF
- the LOC107862144 gene encoding carbon catabolite repressor protein 4 homolog 3 isoform X2, which produces MSCCCIAGSSWLTTPKFITNAAARSFRTSSPMASYSRRWYNPERRGRIDPAPEIVRHWVEADALPGGQHHAERFTVVSYNILGDRNISNHGDLYRNVPPNYLDWNHRRRVICEELLGLNPDIICLQEVDKYYDLLNILETAGYLGAYKRRTGGSVDGCAMFWKADKFQLLEGESIEFRQYGLRDNVAQLSVFEMREAQSRRLVVGNIHVLYNPSRGDVKLGQIRFLSSKAHILSEKWDHVPIVLAGDYNSTPQSPIYKFLSSSELNLMLHNRKELSGQRRCHPSQVLGLRRERGSLFVLMDRFFNSRWSEEEMNVAIGAPRSHIAMHPLKLNSSYAIVKGSLTTRDDGGEPLATSYHSKFLGTVDYLWYSDGLTPTKVLDTLPVNVLKKTGGLPYKKLGSDHLALVSEFEFLEVVGDRKEATEDHAIS
- the LOC107862144 gene encoding carbon catabolite repressor protein 4 homolog 3 isoform X1; this translates as MSCCCIAGSSWLTTPKFITNAAARSFRTSSPMASYSRRWYNPERRGRIDPAPEIVRHWVEADALPGGQHHAERFTVVSYNILGDRNISNHGDLYRNVPPNYLDWNHRRRVICEELLGLNPDIICLQEVDKYYDLLNILETAGYLGAYKRRTGGSVDGCAMFWKADKFQLLEGESIEFRQYGLRDNVAQLSVFEMREAQSRRLVVGNIHVLYNPSRGDVKLGQIRFLSSKAHILSEKWDHVPIVLAGDYNSTPQSPIYKFLSSSEQLNLMLHNRKELSGQRRCHPSQVLGLRRERGSLFVLMDRFFNSRWSEEEMNVAIGAPRSHIAMHPLKLNSSYAIVKGSLTTRDDGGEPLATSYHSKFLGTVDYLWYSDGLTPTKVLDTLPVNVLKKTGGLPYKKLGSDHLALVSEFEFLEVVGDRKEATEDHAIS